A single genomic interval of Flavobacterium sp. N2820 harbors:
- the rlmB gene encoding 23S rRNA (guanosine(2251)-2'-O)-methyltransferase RlmB, whose translation MEKDNQIFGIRAIIEAINAKKEIDKVFVQKDAQGDLMQDLMKTMKRNNINFSYVPVEKLNRLTPNNHQGAVATIAPISFVSLETLVEGVIESGKKPLFLILDQLSDARNFGAIIRTAECTGVDGIIIQKQGSAPVNGDTVKTSAGAVFNVPICKVDHIKDAIFYLQGSGIKTVAATEKTEQHIYDINFNEGVAIIMGSEDRGVNPSVLKIVDEKAKLPMFGTIESLNVSVACGAFLYEALRQRM comes from the coding sequence ATGGAAAAAGACAACCAAATATTCGGTATTAGAGCAATAATTGAAGCAATTAACGCTAAAAAGGAAATTGATAAAGTATTCGTTCAAAAAGATGCGCAAGGCGACTTAATGCAAGATTTGATGAAAACAATGAAAAGAAACAACATCAACTTTTCATACGTTCCTGTTGAAAAACTAAACCGATTAACTCCAAATAATCACCAAGGTGCTGTGGCAACTATTGCTCCTATTTCTTTTGTTTCATTAGAAACTTTAGTAGAAGGTGTTATCGAAAGTGGTAAAAAACCTTTATTCCTAATTTTAGATCAATTGTCTGATGCGCGTAACTTTGGTGCGATCATCAGAACTGCAGAATGTACGGGTGTTGACGGAATTATTATCCAAAAACAAGGTTCGGCTCCTGTGAATGGAGATACGGTTAAAACTTCGGCTGGAGCTGTTTTTAATGTGCCTATTTGTAAAGTAGATCACATTAAAGATGCCATTTTCTATTTGCAAGGAAGCGGAATTAAAACCGTTGCGGCAACTGAAAAAACAGAGCAACACATTTATGACATCAACTTCAACGAAGGTGTAGCAATTATTATGGGTAGCGAAGACCGAGGAGTAAATCCTTCGGTATTAAAAATTGTAGATGAAAAAGCAAAATTACCTATGTTTGGCACAATTGAATCATTAAATGTTTCGGTGGCTTGTGGTGCTTTTTTGTATGAAGCTTTGAGACAGAGAATGTAG
- a CDS encoding rhomboid family intramembrane serine protease: MEKHHDNPFQFTKAVIYLPLFFVLTLWSVFWYELHFHHSLSHFGVYPREVFGLKGILFSPFLHGDIEHLANNSIALLVLLPILRYFYKEQSFVVLFLGILFSGLGTWLLGRPSYHIGASGLIYALVSFIFFKGIFTKYYRLVALSFTIVILYGGSVWYMFPNVKEGVSWEGHLAGFLVGLALALVLKTPQFGKTIFYEWQKPDFNPELDPFMKNFDEKGNFNPPPKPEEVIREYFNSSMKVIYEFLGGKK; the protein is encoded by the coding sequence ATGGAAAAACATCACGATAATCCTTTTCAGTTTACAAAAGCGGTCATTTATTTGCCGTTATTTTTTGTGTTGACTTTATGGTCGGTTTTTTGGTACGAATTGCATTTTCATCATAGTTTGTCGCATTTTGGTGTTTATCCAAGGGAAGTTTTCGGTTTAAAAGGAATTCTTTTTAGTCCTTTTTTGCATGGCGATATTGAACATTTGGCGAATAATTCCATTGCGTTATTGGTCTTGTTGCCTATTTTGAGATATTTTTATAAAGAACAGTCGTTTGTGGTTTTGTTTTTAGGAATTCTCTTTTCAGGATTAGGAACGTGGTTGTTAGGAAGACCGAGTTATCATATTGGCGCTAGCGGATTAATTTATGCTTTGGTAAGTTTTATCTTCTTCAAAGGTATTTTTACCAAATATTACCGATTAGTAGCTTTATCTTTCACCATCGTAATTTTGTATGGTGGAAGTGTTTGGTATATGTTCCCAAATGTGAAAGAAGGTGTTTCGTGGGAAGGACATTTAGCAGGATTTCTCGTTGGATTGGCTTTAGCATTGGTTTTGAAAACGCCACAATTTGGAAAAACAATTTTCTATGAATGGCAAAAACCCGATTTCAATCCAGAACTCGATCCCTTTATGAAAAACTTCGACGAAAAAGGAAATTTCAATCCACCACCAAAACCAGAAGAAGTGATTCGGGAATATTTTAATTCTTCTATGAAAGTGATTTATGAGTTTTTGGGAGGGAAGAAGTAG
- a CDS encoding replication-associated recombination protein A produces the protein MNQPLAERIRPQQLSDYISQLHLVGPEGSLTQQIAKGLIPSLILWGPPGTGKTTLAQIMAQESKRPFYQLSAIHSGVKDIREVIEKAKQSSGLFTAKNPILFIDEIHRFSKSQQDSLLAAVEKGWITLIGATTENPSFEVIPALLSRCQVYVLNAFTKEDLEALLYRAMKTDAQLQNKDIQLIETEALLRLSGGDGRKLLNIFELVINATESDTIEITNEKVMQLVQKNTVLYDKTGEQHYDIVSAFIKSIRGSDPNGAVYWLARMIEGGEDVKFIARRMLILASEDIGNANPTAFIMANNAFQAVATIGYPESRIILSQCAIYLATSAKSNASYMAIGKAQQMVKQTGDLPVPIHLRNAPTKLMKELGYGDEYKYSHDFPNNFAEQEFLPTEISETKFFEPGENAREKELRQFLKNRWKDKYGY, from the coding sequence ATGAATCAACCATTAGCCGAACGCATTCGCCCACAACAATTATCGGATTACATCAGCCAATTGCATTTAGTTGGACCTGAGGGTTCGTTAACACAACAAATTGCCAAAGGATTAATTCCGAGTTTGATTTTATGGGGACCACCTGGAACTGGAAAAACTACCTTGGCGCAAATTATGGCACAAGAAAGTAAACGTCCGTTTTACCAACTGAGTGCGATACATTCTGGCGTGAAAGATATACGTGAAGTTATTGAAAAAGCGAAACAAAGCAGCGGTTTATTCACGGCAAAAAATCCGATTTTATTTATTGATGAAATTCATCGTTTTAGCAAATCACAACAAGATTCTTTATTGGCTGCAGTTGAAAAAGGTTGGATAACTTTGATTGGTGCAACAACTGAAAATCCTAGTTTTGAGGTCATTCCCGCTTTATTGTCAAGATGTCAGGTATATGTATTGAATGCGTTTACTAAAGAAGATTTGGAAGCGCTACTATACCGTGCCATGAAAACCGATGCTCAGCTTCAAAACAAAGACATTCAATTAATAGAAACCGAGGCATTGTTGAGACTTTCGGGTGGCGATGGACGAAAATTATTGAATATTTTCGAATTGGTAATTAATGCTACAGAAAGTGATACCATTGAAATTACGAATGAAAAAGTAATGCAATTGGTACAAAAGAACACAGTGTTGTATGACAAAACAGGTGAACAACATTATGATATTGTATCGGCTTTTATCAAATCAATACGTGGAAGCGACCCAAATGGTGCTGTTTATTGGTTAGCTCGAATGATTGAAGGTGGTGAAGATGTGAAGTTTATCGCCCGAAGAATGCTGATTTTAGCAAGTGAAGATATAGGAAATGCCAACCCAACAGCTTTTATCATGGCCAATAATGCTTTTCAAGCTGTGGCAACTATTGGCTACCCTGAAAGTCGAATAATTTTGAGTCAGTGTGCAATTTATTTAGCCACATCTGCAAAAAGTAACGCAAGTTATATGGCAATTGGCAAAGCACAACAAATGGTAAAACAAACTGGCGATTTACCTGTTCCCATACATTTACGAAATGCACCAACCAAATTAATGAAAGAATTAGGTTACGGGGATGAATATAAATATTCACATGATTTTCCGAATAATTTTGCAGAACAGGAATTTTTACCCACTGAAATTTCTGAAACTAAATTTTTTGAACCAGGTGAAAATGCTCGTGAAAAAGAATTACGTCAGTTTTTAAAAAATAGATGGAAAGATAAGTATGGGTATTGA
- a CDS encoding YjjG family noncanonical pyrimidine nucleotidase, translating to MQHFKYKKHLFFDLDHTLWDFDKNSAFAFDTIFKEQGFEISLPDFLNIYIPRNQHYWKLYQVNKISHEDLRYYRLKDVFDALHFEVSDEVINQLSEEYIKYLPEYNHLFDGAIELLDYLKPKYQLHIITNGFASVQTKKIKNSNIGHYFETITNSEMAGVKKPHRNIFDFALSLANASKEESLMIGDSYEADIIGAQEAGIEAVFFNEQNFEVENQVVQIKHLLELKNIL from the coding sequence TTGCAACATTTTAAATATAAAAAACATCTTTTTTTTGATTTAGATCACACGCTTTGGGATTTCGATAAAAATTCGGCCTTTGCTTTTGATACTATTTTTAAAGAACAAGGATTTGAAATATCGTTACCTGATTTTTTAAATATTTATATTCCGCGCAATCAGCATTACTGGAAATTGTACCAAGTGAATAAAATCTCACATGAGGATTTACGTTATTATCGTTTGAAAGACGTTTTCGATGCATTGCATTTTGAGGTGTCGGATGAAGTTATAAACCAATTATCTGAAGAATACATTAAATATTTACCCGAATACAATCATTTGTTTGACGGTGCAATTGAATTATTGGATTATTTAAAACCAAAATATCAATTGCATATTATTACCAATGGATTTGCCTCTGTACAAACCAAGAAAATCAAGAATTCCAACATTGGTCATTATTTTGAAACTATAACTAATTCAGAAATGGCAGGAGTAAAAAAACCACATCGCAACATATTTGATTTTGCATTATCTTTGGCAAACGCGTCGAAAGAAGAGAGTTTAATGATAGGTGATAGTTACGAAGCGGATATCATTGGAGCACAGGAAGCAGGAATTGAAGCTGTGTTTTTCAATGAACAAAATTTTGAAGTTGAAAATCAAGTTGTTCAAATTAAACATTTATTGGAATTAAAAAATATATTATAA
- a CDS encoding ABC transporter permease — protein sequence MITKLAWKNIWFKPLNTILSVILLTSSVAIITTLILVEKQFEEKFASNIEDVDLVLGAQGSPLQLILSSVYQVDAPTGNINYDSAKVWMEHPFVEKAIPLAFGDNYRGYKILGTTHDYLTKYKAKLAEGKLFEKNFEVVVGSEIAQKLSLKVGDEFFGSHGDAAEGEVHDQYAYKIVGIANPTGKVVDNLILCTIPSVWQMHHQHDENPAHGEEGHIHEEGEEHEKSDLTLDEPNMEITAVLLKIRNQMAKLTWQRVIPQNTKMQAVSPAFEVNRLFGLFGIGVTALQYLAYGIMLISGISIFIALFNTLKERKSEFALMRVNGAGRIQLLKVVMIESLLLCVVGFIFGTILGRIALSLLSNSSEEDFKMSFNPYEFLWQKEGTLFLVTIFVGFIAALIPAIKAYNLNISKTLANA from the coding sequence GAAGAAAAATTTGCTAGCAATATAGAAGATGTAGATTTGGTTTTAGGCGCGCAAGGAAGTCCGTTGCAATTGATTTTGTCTTCGGTTTACCAAGTAGATGCTCCAACTGGAAATATAAATTACGATTCGGCAAAAGTATGGATGGAACATCCGTTTGTCGAAAAAGCAATTCCGTTAGCATTCGGTGATAACTACAGAGGTTATAAAATTTTAGGAACAACGCACGATTATTTAACAAAGTATAAAGCAAAATTAGCAGAAGGTAAACTATTTGAAAAGAATTTTGAAGTAGTAGTGGGAAGCGAAATTGCTCAAAAATTAAGTTTAAAAGTTGGTGATGAATTCTTCGGTTCTCATGGTGATGCTGCCGAAGGCGAAGTGCATGACCAATATGCTTATAAAATAGTTGGAATTGCAAATCCTACAGGAAAAGTAGTTGATAATTTAATTTTGTGCACCATTCCAAGTGTTTGGCAAATGCATCATCAACACGATGAAAATCCTGCACATGGCGAAGAAGGTCATATACACGAAGAAGGAGAAGAACACGAAAAATCCGATTTAACTTTAGATGAGCCCAATATGGAAATCACGGCAGTTTTGCTAAAAATCCGTAATCAAATGGCAAAATTAACTTGGCAACGTGTCATTCCTCAAAACACAAAAATGCAAGCTGTTTCTCCTGCTTTTGAAGTCAATCGTTTGTTTGGTTTATTTGGAATTGGAGTAACTGCCTTGCAATATTTGGCTTATGGAATTATGTTAATTTCTGGAATTTCAATTTTTATTGCGTTATTCAACACACTAAAAGAACGAAAATCTGAATTTGCATTAATGCGCGTTAATGGGGCTGGCAGAATTCAATTGTTAAAAGTAGTAATGATAGAAAGTTTACTACTTTGTGTAGTTGGATTTATATTTGGTACGATTTTGGGAAGGATTGCATTGAGTTTATTGTCCAATTCATCTGAAGAAGATTTTAAGATGAGTTTTAATCCATATGAGTTTCTTTGGCAAAAAGAAGGAACTTTATTTTTAGTAACTATATTTGTGGGCTTTATTGCGGCTTTGATTCCAGCAATAAAAGCATATAATTTAAACATATCAAAAACATTAGCAAATGCGTAA